In Mycobacterium sp. ITM-2016-00317, the genomic window CGATGCCGAGGTGGCCGACGATGTTTCGGGTGATGCCGAGGTGGTCGAGGATGTTTCGGGTGATGCCGAGGTGGTCGAGGATGTTTCGGGTGATGCCGAGGTGGTCGAGGAACTCGATGCCGAGGTGGCCGAGGATGTTTCGGGCGATGTTGAGGTGGCCGCGGAACTCGATGCCGAGGCTGAGGTCGATGCGGCGGTAGAGCAGAGCGACAACGCTACGGCGCCGTCGATGGACGCGGGCCAGGGATCTGAGACGACGTCCGGCACCGACGGAGTGGATTCGGACTCCGTCGAAGCGGAGTCGACATCCGCAGCGTGACCTAGCCGTACAGTCCGCCGACCGAGGTCTTCGTCACGTCAAGTCGCGTCCCGCTGTCGGCGGCATCTGGGTTGGCGAAACTGTAGGTCGCCGAGACGAGTTGGTGCACGCCCTTGGCGCGGTCCCGCTGTAGTGCGGTCCAGTGGGCGCGGGTCAGTCCGCGACGATGAACACCTGCTTGTTGACGAACTCGTCGATGCCGAGGGCGCCCAGCTCGCGTCCGAACCCTGAACGCTTCACCCCACCGAACGGGATGTCGGGCCCTTCCCCGGCAGGGGTGTTGACGTTGACCATCCCGGCGTCGAGTCGTCGCGCCACATTCTCCGCGCGCGTGACGTCGCTGCTGAACACCGACCCGCCCAGCCCGAACACCGAGGAGTTGGCCAGCGCGACGGCTTCGTCCTCGTCACGTACGCGGTAGACGACCGCAACGGGTCCGAACAGTTCCTCGGTGTAGGCCCGCATGTCCGGGGTGACGCCGCTCAGCACGGCCGGGGTGTAGAACGCCGCCGGCGCTTCAGCGAGCACTCCACCGGCGTGCAGGATGGCGCCCTTGTCGACTGCGTCGGCGACCTGCGTGGCGACCGTCTCAGCGGCTGCGCGCGAGGACAGCGGGGCGATGTCCGTGGCGGGGGGACTGGCTGCCAGCGCGGTCAATTCGCTGACGAAATCGTCGTAGAGATCCTCGACGACGATCATTCGCTTGTTCGAGTTGCACGCCTGTCCCATGTTGTAGGTGCGGAACTCCCAAGCGGTGCGGGCGAGTTCGGCGGCATCACCGTCGAGGACGATGAACGGGTCGGAACCGCCGAGCTCGAGTAGACACTTCTTCAGTGCCCGGCCGGCGGTCGCTGCGACCGCAGCGCCGGCGCGTTCGGACCCGGTCACCGAGACACCCTGCACCCGAGGATCTCCGATGATCGTCTCCACCTGGCCGAACGTCGCGAACACATTCGTGTACACCCCGTCGGGCACACCGGCGTCCCGCAACAGCTCCTCGATGGCCAGCGCGCACTGCGGCACCGATTCGGCGTGCTTGAGCAGGACCGCGTTGCCGAGCACGAGGTTCGGCGCAGCGAATCGCGCGACCTGATACACCGGGAAGTTCCATGGCATCACGCCGAGCAGCACACCGACCGGACGGCGGCGGACCATCGCGGTGCCCCCGGAGAACGACGGGATGCGTTGATCGGCCAGCAACTCCGCGGCGTGGTCGGCGTAGAACTGGAAGATCGACGCGGAGAACTCGGCTTCGCCGGTACCCTCGTCGAGCTTCTTGCCCATCTCCGTGCGGGCCAGCTCACCCAGATCCGGTGCGCGCTTGCGCAGCAGCTCTGCGACATTGCGTACCACGTCGACCCGCGCTGCCAGCGGCTGCTCCCGCCACGCCCGGTACGCGTCGTCGGCCGCGGAGATCGCCGCGGCGATCTCCGCATCGGTGGTGGTGTCGAAACTTGCCAGTACCTCGCCGGTCGCCGGGTTGACTGTCCGGTAGGGCGGTTGCGTGGCGGTCACAGTGTGTCCTTCTACTTCTCGGCAGGGATGGCGTCGGCGTAAGGCGCGGTGCTCTTGTCGTGCAGGGGGTGGATCATCATGTACACCAGCCCGATTCCGATGACCACGGCCGCAGACAGTGCGACGATCCAGTTGTCGTACCACGGTGCGTCCGGCGTGCGCGGCCAGGCCATGTTGATCATCGCGATCACGCCGTACACCAGCGCGGCGATGTTGACCGGCACGCCCCACTTGCCCAACGAGTACTTGCCGCTCGGCACCCAGCCCTTCAGCCGTGCCCGCAACGCGGCCAGGACCACCATCTGGAAGCCGATGTAGATGCCCAGCGCGGCGAAGCTGATGATCTTGGTGATGGCGTCGGTGGAGAACTTGGAACCGAGGATGATCACTGCGGGCACGGCGGCGGCCAGCAGCAGCGCGTACGGGGGCACGTGGCGCGTCGGCGAGAACTTCTTCAGAAGCGCACTGCCCATGATCATCTCGTCGCGTCCGTACGAGTACGCGAGCCGGCTCGCGGCAGCCTGCAGGCTCATCGCGCAGGACAGGAACGAGATCAGCACGATCACCAGGATGATCTTCGAGCCCACCGGTCCGAAGGCCTCGCCGAGCACCGTGCTGACTGGGTCGGTGTCCTCACCGGCGATGACGGCGGGGATGTCGGCGACCGCGAGGACCAGTGCCAGGCACACGAAAGTCGCTGCGGCGCCGCCGATGTAGATGGTGCGTCGCATGGCTTTCGGGATCAGCCGGCCGGGATCGCGAACCTCCTCGGCGACGTCACCGCACGCCTCGAAGCCGTAGTACTGGTACAGGCCGATCAACGCCGCGGCGGCGAACGCCCACATGTAGTCGCCGTCGCCGCCTGCACCGAAGCTGTCGAAGATGATGCC contains:
- a CDS encoding NAD-dependent succinate-semialdehyde dehydrogenase produces the protein MTATQPPYRTVNPATGEVLASFDTTTDAEIAAAISAADDAYRAWREQPLAARVDVVRNVAELLRKRAPDLGELARTEMGKKLDEGTGEAEFSASIFQFYADHAAELLADQRIPSFSGGTAMVRRRPVGVLLGVMPWNFPVYQVARFAAPNLVLGNAVLLKHAESVPQCALAIEELLRDAGVPDGVYTNVFATFGQVETIIGDPRVQGVSVTGSERAGAAVAATAGRALKKCLLELGGSDPFIVLDGDAAELARTAWEFRTYNMGQACNSNKRMIVVEDLYDDFVSELTALAASPPATDIAPLSSRAAAETVATQVADAVDKGAILHAGGVLAEAPAAFYTPAVLSGVTPDMRAYTEELFGPVAVVYRVRDEDEAVALANSSVFGLGGSVFSSDVTRAENVARRLDAGMVNVNTPAGEGPDIPFGGVKRSGFGRELGALGIDEFVNKQVFIVAD
- a CDS encoding amino acid permease, with translation MSTTQPTSDARGDESGKSFHDFHDHTDASHLRALGYTSEFKRDMSPWANFSLGFTYLSPVVGIYTLFAFALATGGPPMIWSLLIVGVGQLLVALVFSEVVAQYPVAGGVYPWARRLWGRRYAWMTGWVYLVALLVTIASVSYGSGPFIAATFGIDATVNNVIAFSLLLLALATVINFMGTKVLAKAAIIGFSAEIIGALVVGGWLLIAHREHNIGIIFDSFGAGGDGDYMWAFAAAALIGLYQYYGFEACGDVAEEVRDPGRLIPKAMRRTIYIGGAAATFVCLALVLAVADIPAVIAGEDTDPVSTVLGEAFGPVGSKIILVIVLISFLSCAMSLQAAASRLAYSYGRDEMIMGSALLKKFSPTRHVPPYALLLAAAVPAVIILGSKFSTDAITKIISFAALGIYIGFQMVVLAALRARLKGWVPSGKYSLGKWGVPVNIAALVYGVIAMINMAWPRTPDAPWYDNWIVALSAAVVIGIGLVYMMIHPLHDKSTAPYADAIPAEK